The genomic segment GCCGCGCTGGGCGATCTCGACGTCCATGGTGAGGGCGTCGGTGAGGACGAGGGTGCCGAGCGCGAGGAGCAGGACGCACACGCCGAGTTCGGAGTGTTCGCGCAGCCAGGCGCGGCGGCCGCGCGGCGCGTCGGGGCTGTCGGGGCGGTCGGGAACTTCGGTCGTGGTCACAGTCCCAGCTCCTTCAGTACGGAGACGACGCGCTGGTCCTGGGCTTTCAGGAAGTCGCCGAAGTCGTCGCCGGTCAGGAAGGCGTCGTCCCATCCGTTCTTCTTCAGGGACTCCCGCCACTCCTTGGAGGCGTGCAGTTTCCTGACGAGCCCGGTGAGCTTCTTGCGCTCGGCGTCGCTGAGGCCCGGCGGGGCGACGATGCCGCGCCAGTTGGTGAAGTCCACGTCGTAGCCGGACTCCTTGAGGGTGGGGCCGTCCAGGCCCTTGACCCGCGCGGGCCCGGTGACGGCGAGCAGCCGGAGCTCCCCCGACTTGATCTGGTCCAGGTACTCACCGACCCCCGAGACCCCGAAGGCGACCTTGCTCCCGAGGATGGAGGCGAGAAGTTCACCACCCCCGTCGAAGGGGACGTAGTTGACCTTTTTCGGGTCGATGCCGGCGGCGCGGGCCATGAGCATCGGTGCGAGGTGGTCGGGCCCACCGGGCGAGGACCCCCCACCTACGGGCACCTTCCCCGGATC from the Streptomyces venezuelae genome contains:
- a CDS encoding Bug family tripartite tricarboxylate transporter substrate binding protein, whose protein sequence is MRLRTPLALSGAALLVLVAPPLLTTGSGADTGTQIPGLRFMVPNTPGGGYDITARTAAKNAEDAGLTHNIEVFNLPGAGGTVGLTRLVGEHGNGKLAMSMGLGVVGAARSNDSPKTLADTTPIARLTEEQDVVVVAKNSPYKTIKQLVDAWKEDPGKVPVGGGSSPGGPDHLAPMLMARAAGIDPKKVNYVPFDGGGELLASILGSKVAFGVSGVGEYLDQIKSGELRLLAVTGPARVKGLDGPTLKESGYDVDFTNWRGIVAPPGLSDAERKKLTGLVRKLHASKEWRESLKKNGWDDAFLTGDDFGDFLKAQDQRVVSVLKELGL